The window CTTTCCTGCGTTATCAGCTGGGCGAAGCTCTTTCAAAGAAAGTAATGTATGAAGAGGCTATTACTCAATTTCAGAAGGTTGTCAGCTTAGGCGTAAAACCTTGGAGTAATTCAGCTAAGGAGCAGATCGAACGTCAGGAAATGCTGATAAAGAGGCTTGAGGCGCAAAAGGAACAGGAGAAGTACGAATAGCTGAACCTTCTCCTGGTAATTTAAAGAAACTTACAGCCTCTCCCTTTCGGGTGAGGCTGTTGTTATTGGTTCGCGCGTTTTTTAAGTGTGGTTCATGCTTGATTAAGAAATAAAGTAGAGAACGGAAAACGTCCAGTTGAGAGGAGATGGGATGAAACGGCAGAAGAGCTCGAAAAAGAGTGTTTATCTGGATCATAATGCCACAACATACGCGCGCGGCGAAGTTGTTTCTGCCATGGAGCCTTATTTTATGGAGAAATTTGCTAACCCGAGCAGTCTCCATTTCCTCGGCCGGGAAAACAGGGAAGCTGTAGAACGCGCCCGAAAAGAAGTGGCATCTTTTATTAACGCGGACGAGAGGGAGATAATATTTACATCTGGAGGAACAGAATCGAGCAATCTCGCGATTCGAGGGGCGCTGAGAACACTGGAGCGGCCTCTGAATGAATGTCATATTATTACTTCGACTATCGAACATCCCGCTGTTCAGAACACATTTATATCGCTTGAGCAAGACGGTGTGAGCTTAGACAGAGTAGAATGCGACCGCTTCGGGGTTGTTAAGATTGACATGCTTGAAGATCTTATAAGATCTGAAACTGTGCTTGTATCGATTATGACGGCAAATAATGAAACCGGAATAATTCAGCCCTTGGAAGAGATAGCTTCCAGACTCTCCGGAAGGGGGATTATTCTTCATTCTGACGCCGTGCAGTGTATTGGAAAGGTCGATGTTGATGTTGAGATACTGGGGGTGGATCTGCTCTCAATGTCTGCCCACAAATTCTACGGACCCAAAGGGACGGGGGCTCTCTATAAAAGAAAGGGGATTTCTCTTAAAGCCGTCTATACAGGAGCGGCTCACGAGTTTTCCCTCAGACCGGGAACAGAAAACGTTCCAGCCATTGTCGGTCTTGGTAAAGCGTGTAATATATCCAGGTCAATGCTTTCCGGGGAAATTGACAGAATCGGCAGGTTGAGAGACAGGATGGAAAAGATTCTTCTAAGGAAGATTCCAGAAGTCGATATCATAGGTAAGAACAGCGCAAGGGTTCCAAACACGAGCAGCATAATTGTTCCCGGCGTAGATGGTGAAGCGATAGTTCTTAATTTAAGCGCTCTAGGGTTTTGTATATCAAGCGGGAGCGCCTGCTCCTCAGGAGAGAGCGGGACCAGTGCTGTTATGAAAGCTATGGGGCTCGAGCCGGAACTGGCGAAGTCAGTGATAAGAGTAAGTCTCGGTATCCGAAACACGGAAAGTGATATTGAATCCTTCGCGGAAGCGCTAGCCGGCGTTGTGAAGAGACTCCGCGAAATCTCCCCCTCCAAATAGCTGATAACCAAAAGCTTTTGGATTTATTTACGCGGAATGGATATATTTTATATCTAAGTATAATTATGAATTTGAAAGGATACCGTGCGCAGCAGCAAATTGGAAGAAAAAGTAGTAGTCGGAATGAGCGGCGGTGTTGATAGTACAATTGCGGCTTTATCTCTGCTTCGGCAGGGTTATTCGGTAACCGGCGTAACCTTTCGTTTCTTCGGGGCTGTAAACTCTGTTTTAAATGATAAAGACAGAGAGGCAGTCACGAGGGCGGCTCACATTTGCCGGAGGTTTGATATACCTCATATTGCTGTTGAAGTGGGAGGAGATTTCAAAGACAGGGTTGTTAGGCGGTTTGTCGATTTTTACAGAAGCGGAAGAACTCCCAATCCATGTATAGGCTGCAATGAATACATAAAATTTCCATATCTTGCCGAAGCCGCTGATTCTGTGGGAGCAAAGTGGATATCTACGGGCCATTACGCGCGCGTAATAAATTATAAAAATAGAAAGTTCCTGTCAGCCGCGAGGGATAATCTTAAGGATCAGTCCTATTTTCTCTATCGTGTTCCAGTTAAATATCTGCAAAGAACAATTTTTCCACTGGGAGATAAATTGAAGAGCGAAGTCAGAGAGACAGCACGCGAGTATGGACTGACAGGGAGTACTGGCAGGGAAAGTCAGGATGTGTGTTTTATCCCCGAAAAAGAGTTCAACACTTTTCTAGAGAAAGAAGCGGATCCTACGCCCGGAGATGTTGTTGATTCAGAGGGTCAAACGTTGGGAAGGCACAGAGGGATATGTTTTTATACGGTTGGGCAGAGAAAGGGGTTGGGGATTTCAGCTTCGCAGCCCCTTTATGTAAAGAACATAGATCCGCGGACAGGCAGGATCACACTCGCGGAAAACGAAGCGATCTATACAAAGAAAGCTGTTTGTGAATCAGTAATACTAAGAGCCAGAGAACTGGAACTTCCTCTTAAAGCGAAGATCAGATTCAGACACAGAGCTGCCGTTCTGGAAGATGTTAAGCTACTGAACAGAAAATTGATCGTTTCTTTTCATAAAGAACAGCGTGCCGTAACGCCGGGACAGTCACTTGTTATTTACAAAGATGGTGTTGTTCTGGGGGGCGGTGTGTTAACTGACAGCAGAGGTGCTGGAAATTGAAAGGGAGACTTGAATATATAATTATCTTCGGTTTCTGCCTGCAGGCGTTTACCGCTTTCAATTTGTCGGCGAAAGGTGTAAATACCACATACGGCAGCCTCACCTCGCGTAATAAACCATTTATTGTCTTTTATCCCCGGAGATACGACAAAATGGCCAAAAGGATAAGAATGATTCTTAATAATTCATCCGGAAGGATAGCTTCTGATCTCGGACTTGGAAAGATTGATACGATAAGAGTTTATATCGCGGGCAATAAAGAGGATTATAGGACGCTGCACGGCGAGGCGGCTCCGGAATGGAGTGAAGCGTGCAGCGATTTAAGAAATATGCGTTTATGTATTAACACGGAGGCTGTTTTGCGCGAGCAAAGGCCGGTTCGTATTGTGATAACACATGAGCTCTCACATCTCCTGTTTGCTCAGAGAGTTCGCGGTACGCGTTGTCCCACATGGTTTCTCGAGGGGTTGGCCATGAGACAATCGGGTGAATGGGATTTTTCGGATCACTGGCATTTTATGGTCTCCGTTTGGAAAAAGAATTTGCCAGACCTTGAAGATCTTAGAGGAAAGTTCCCGAAATCCGGTGAAGATGCCGCCATGGCGTA of the Candidatus Krumholzibacteriota bacterium genome contains:
- the mnmA gene encoding tRNA 2-thiouridine(34) synthase MnmA, with translation MRSSKLEEKVVVGMSGGVDSTIAALSLLRQGYSVTGVTFRFFGAVNSVLNDKDREAVTRAAHICRRFDIPHIAVEVGGDFKDRVVRRFVDFYRSGRTPNPCIGCNEYIKFPYLAEAADSVGAKWISTGHYARVINYKNRKFLSAARDNLKDQSYFLYRVPVKYLQRTIFPLGDKLKSEVRETAREYGLTGSTGRESQDVCFIPEKEFNTFLEKEADPTPGDVVDSEGQTLGRHRGICFYTVGQRKGLGISASQPLYVKNIDPRTGRITLAENEAIYTKKAVCESVILRARELELPLKAKIRFRHRAAVLEDVKLLNRKLIVSFHKEQRAVTPGQSLVIYKDGVVLGGGVLTDSRGAGN
- a CDS encoding cysteine desulfurase family protein, with translation MKRQKSSKKSVYLDHNATTYARGEVVSAMEPYFMEKFANPSSLHFLGRENREAVERARKEVASFINADEREIIFTSGGTESSNLAIRGALRTLERPLNECHIITSTIEHPAVQNTFISLEQDGVSLDRVECDRFGVVKIDMLEDLIRSETVLVSIMTANNETGIIQPLEEIASRLSGRGIILHSDAVQCIGKVDVDVEILGVDLLSMSAHKFYGPKGTGALYKRKGISLKAVYTGAAHEFSLRPGTENVPAIVGLGKACNISRSMLSGEIDRIGRLRDRMEKILLRKIPEVDIIGKNSARVPNTSSIIVPGVDGEAIVLNLSALGFCISSGSACSSGESGTSAVMKAMGLEPELAKSVIRVSLGIRNTESDIESFAEALAGVVKRLREISPSK